The proteins below come from a single Methyloprofundus sedimenti genomic window:
- the tnpA gene encoding IS66 family insertion sequence element accessory protein TnpA, translating into MSPSQNKAAMQEHIPQWQASRLTQTEYCKTHAIKPHIFSYYKKKFSSASSSGQQTSRLVPVKLVAEDNLIDPRLSFHPSVIKVTHINGFILEIQADTKLSVLKPLLELVRSLS; encoded by the coding sequence ATAAAGCGGCTATGCAAGAGCATATACCGCAATGGCAAGCCAGTCGTTTAACTCAGACCGAGTATTGCAAGACCCATGCTATCAAGCCGCATATCTTCAGTTATTACAAAAAGAAATTCAGTTCGGCCAGCTCGTCAGGGCAACAAACCAGCCGACTGGTTCCGGTAAAACTTGTTGCCGAAGACAATTTAATTGACCCAAGGCTATCTTTTCATCCATCGGTTATTAAAGTCACTCATATTAATGGCTTTATCCTGGAAATACAGGCCGATACGAAGCTCAGCGTTTTAAAACCGTTATTGGAATTGGTGAGATCTTTATCATGA
- the tnpB gene encoding IS66 family insertion sequence element accessory protein TnpB (TnpB, as the term is used for proteins encoded by IS66 family insertion elements, is considered an accessory protein, since TnpC, encoded by a neighboring gene, is a DDE family transposase.) — MLLIRCIWQQVLPKSINGLSLIVSEQLGHDPFTGSVFVFCNRSRDKLKILYWECNGFWLYYRRLDKGKFQWPTESNEQTLTLNLRELHWLLDGLCY; from the coding sequence TTGTTGTTAATCAGGTGTATCTGGCAACAGGTTTTACCGAAGTCCATTAATGGCTTGTCCCTGATTGTGTCAGAGCAGTTGGGTCATGATCCCTTTACCGGGAGTGTTTTTGTCTTTTGTAATCGCTCTCGCGATAAACTGAAAATACTCTATTGGGAATGTAATGGATTCTGGCTTTATTATCGTCGCCTGGATAAGGGAAAGTTTCAATGGCCAACCGAGTCGAACGAACAGACTCTGACACTCAACTTACGTGAATTACACTGGTTACTGGATGGTTTATGCTATTGA
- a CDS encoding transposase translates to MVLDYQSTVYQLQEKLTWYEEQFRLFQHQRFGASSEKCPDQMALFNEAESILDALKQEETDLEETVSYQRKKPGRKPLSRHLPREVVRYELPEVERMCVTVAMPCMRLAKTRQSS, encoded by the coding sequence ATGGTGCTGGATTATCAGTCGACAGTGTATCAATTACAGGAAAAACTGACATGGTATGAGGAGCAGTTTCGTCTGTTTCAACACCAGCGCTTTGGAGCATCCAGTGAAAAGTGTCCTGATCAAATGGCGTTGTTTAATGAAGCGGAATCGATTCTTGACGCCTTAAAGCAAGAGGAGACTGATCTTGAAGAAACGGTTAGCTATCAGCGTAAAAAGCCAGGTCGTAAACCGCTCTCCAGACATCTCCCACGAGAAGTGGTGCGCTATGAATTACCTGAAGTAGAACGTATGTGTGTGACTGTGGCCATGCCTTGCATGAGGCTGGCGAAGACACGTCAGAGCAGTTAG
- a CDS encoding transposase — MVFVPKYRYRILKGDIGKFVYQSIYAHTERAGCEVIELK, encoded by the coding sequence ATTGTTTTTGTGCCAAAGTATCGTTATCGAATTTTAAAAGGGGATATTGGAAAATTTGTTTACCAGAGTATTTATGCTCATACAGAGAGAGCGGGGTGTGAAGTCATTGAATTAAAGTAA
- a CDS encoding LysR family transcriptional regulator has protein sequence MDKLKNMQVFCRIVELGTFAAVAREMDVSAMMISKYMRSLENSLGISLINRKTRQLYVTELGQAYYRQCKQILEDLTDLESSIVESGKLVKGVLKINAPIDFGGIYMLPVINAYQQKYPEVDVLMSLDNTFVNLRSGKYDISIVVTDRLDQGVVARKIAQTSLCTYASPDYLQRFGTPETIEDLAAHKCLHYLDTPHADAWVFNKGQERIEIRPKWIFASNNGGALCQAASLGMGIVRSPALSVRRYVQSGELVEILEDFKLPTLSVYATYLQRNYYPAKISTFIDFLVDSFLDKGHTKNKETGKHTGQSK, from the coding sequence ATGGATAAGCTAAAAAACATGCAGGTATTTTGCCGTATCGTCGAGCTGGGAACGTTTGCAGCGGTTGCGCGGGAAATGGACGTGTCCGCCATGATGATCAGCAAATATATGCGTAGTTTAGAGAATTCTTTAGGTATTTCATTAATTAACCGTAAGACACGGCAGTTATATGTGACTGAATTAGGCCAAGCATACTATCGTCAGTGCAAACAAATTTTAGAGGATTTAACGGATTTAGAAAGCTCGATTGTTGAATCCGGGAAGCTGGTAAAGGGGGTGCTAAAGATTAATGCGCCAATTGATTTCGGTGGAATCTATATGTTGCCGGTCATTAATGCGTATCAACAGAAATATCCTGAAGTGGATGTATTAATGTCACTGGATAACACCTTTGTTAATTTACGCTCCGGAAAATATGATATTTCGATAGTTGTTACCGATAGGCTGGACCAGGGCGTGGTCGCACGAAAAATTGCGCAGACGTCTTTATGTACCTATGCGTCTCCTGATTATCTGCAGCGATTTGGAACACCTGAAACTATAGAGGATTTAGCTGCGCATAAATGCTTACACTATTTAGATACACCGCATGCCGACGCCTGGGTCTTTAATAAAGGTCAGGAGCGTATCGAAATTCGACCAAAATGGATTTTTGCATCAAATAATGGCGGTGCCCTGTGCCAGGCTGCTTCATTAGGCATGGGAATTGTGCGCTCGCCAGCGCTGTCAGTAAGACGTTACGTGCAGTCAGGTGAATTAGTTGAAATACTGGAGGATTTTAAACTGCCTACTTTATCTGTTTATGCAACTTATCTACAGCGTAATTATTACCCGGCCAAAATAAGTACTTTTATTGATTTTCTGGTGGATTCTTTTCTTGATAAAGGCCACACAAAGAATAAAGAGACTGGTAAACACACTGGGCAGTCAAAATAA
- a CDS encoding FAD-dependent oxidoreductase, whose product MSKKYLIVGGVAGGASAAARLRRLGEDDEIIMFEKGRDVSFSNCCLPYHLSGQIKKAENLILMNPGLFKSQYNIEARTNSEVLSIDRANKQVEVKNLVSRESYKEPYDKLILSPGARAIVPSIPGIEKANIFTVRNVVDIDKLNKFIHQVKPSRITVIGGGFIGIEVMENLVEAGHKVSLVEALPQVLNQFDDDMVQILHKEIIDNGVELVLGDKVTAFDTNKVILQSGKEITSEVIVMSIGIVPETGLAKQAGLELGKTGAIKVDSNFLTNDPDIYAVGDAIEVYNILAQDNFKLALAGPALKQARAVADHIHGKPIRNTGYIGSSVVKVFNYNAAATGLNENILANLNIEYGWVEIIPFDRVGIMPHSETLDFKVIFEKPTGRVLGAQAIGHGNVDKRIDVIATAIKFGATVDNLRDLELCYAPPFGTGKDAVNFAGYVASNILHGAFNQVSMSKVRELVEQDAYILDVREMHEYDQAHIKNAKIIPLSQLRERYTEIPKDVPVYVHCRSGQRSYNAVLALQQKGYTQVINISGGFLGVCTYEYFNDVTLGREPIVTSYGLK is encoded by the coding sequence ATGAGCAAAAAATATTTAATCGTAGGTGGTGTCGCGGGTGGCGCATCTGCCGCTGCAAGGCTAAGAAGATTGGGTGAAGATGATGAAATTATTATGTTTGAAAAAGGCCGCGATGTATCATTTTCAAATTGTTGTCTGCCTTATCATTTAAGCGGTCAAATTAAAAAGGCGGAAAATCTTATATTGATGAATCCTGGGCTATTCAAGAGCCAGTATAATATTGAAGCAAGAACGAATAGCGAAGTTCTATCCATAGACCGAGCCAATAAACAGGTTGAAGTTAAAAACCTGGTCAGCCGTGAAAGCTATAAAGAGCCTTACGATAAACTCATACTTTCACCGGGTGCAAGAGCGATTGTTCCTTCGATTCCAGGTATCGAAAAAGCCAATATTTTTACGGTAAGAAATGTGGTGGATATTGATAAGCTCAACAAATTCATTCACCAGGTTAAGCCTTCAAGAATTACGGTAATCGGTGGCGGCTTTATTGGTATCGAAGTGATGGAAAACCTGGTTGAAGCGGGTCATAAGGTGTCGCTGGTGGAAGCACTTCCTCAAGTGTTAAATCAGTTTGATGATGATATGGTGCAAATTCTGCATAAAGAAATCATAGACAATGGCGTTGAGCTGGTGCTCGGCGATAAAGTCACTGCTTTTGATACGAATAAAGTGATTTTGCAGTCAGGCAAAGAAATCACCTCAGAAGTCATTGTGATGTCGATAGGCATTGTGCCGGAAACAGGTCTGGCTAAACAGGCAGGGCTTGAACTGGGTAAAACCGGGGCGATAAAAGTCGATTCTAATTTCCTGACTAACGATCCTGATATCTATGCTGTGGGTGACGCTATTGAAGTGTATAACATTCTGGCACAGGATAATTTTAAACTCGCTTTAGCGGGCCCTGCGCTAAAACAAGCGCGTGCAGTAGCTGATCATATACATGGCAAACCGATTAGAAATACAGGTTATATCGGTTCTTCGGTGGTTAAAGTTTTTAACTATAATGCTGCTGCAACGGGGCTCAACGAAAATATTTTAGCGAACCTCAATATTGAGTATGGCTGGGTAGAGATTATCCCTTTTGACAGAGTCGGTATCATGCCACATTCGGAAACACTCGACTTCAAGGTTATTTTTGAAAAACCTACCGGCCGTGTACTGGGTGCTCAGGCAATTGGGCATGGCAATGTCGATAAACGAATAGATGTTATCGCAACAGCAATTAAATTTGGTGCAACCGTTGATAACTTGCGTGATCTTGAATTGTGTTATGCCCCCCCTTTTGGCACCGGTAAGGATGCGGTCAATTTTGCTGGTTATGTGGCATCTAATATTTTGCATGGCGCTTTTAATCAAGTTTCCATGAGCAAAGTTCGTGAATTAGTCGAGCAGGATGCGTATATTCTTGATGTACGCGAAATGCATGAATATGACCAGGCACATATTAAAAATGCCAAAATTATTCCTCTCTCACAATTGCGTGAAAGATATACGGAAATCCCTAAAGATGTTCCTGTTTATGTCCATTGTCGTTCAGGACAACGCTCTTATAATGCTGTGCTCGCACTGCAACAGAAAGGTTACACACAGGTCATTAATATTTCTGGCGGGTTTTTAGGCGTTTGTACCTATGAATACTTCAATGATGTTACACTGGGTAGAGAGCCTATTGTCACGTCCTACGGTCTGAAATGA
- a CDS encoding response regulator, whose translation MTSEPKITLLLVDDHAMIREGYRSLLKKQARLEVITEASDGAEAYQRFKDMHPDVVIMDLSLPKQGGIETITRIKQREPLAKILVFSMHQNPIFALQALNAGTLGYVTKNSAPEILLQAIYEVYAGRHYLSPDMAQALALEKSGYQHTALKSLSTREFEIFRMLAESRSKEEIARALNLSQKTVSNCHYLIKSKLNVSSDIELIYLAIRMKVINFSELSGSETELLEPTHKITH comes from the coding sequence ATGACGTCTGAACCCAAAATTACGCTACTGCTGGTCGATGACCATGCCATGATTCGCGAAGGCTATCGCTCATTGCTAAAAAAACAAGCGAGATTGGAAGTCATCACTGAAGCCTCTGATGGCGCAGAAGCCTATCAACGCTTTAAAGATATGCATCCTGATGTCGTGATTATGGATCTTTCCTTGCCTAAACAAGGCGGGATTGAAACCATCACGCGCATTAAACAACGCGAGCCACTGGCCAAAATTCTGGTTTTCAGTATGCATCAAAATCCGATCTTTGCGCTACAGGCACTGAATGCCGGTACGCTAGGCTATGTCACTAAAAATAGCGCACCGGAAATATTGTTACAGGCGATTTATGAAGTGTATGCCGGCCGCCACTACTTAAGCCCCGATATGGCTCAGGCATTAGCTTTGGAAAAATCTGGTTACCAACATACAGCATTAAAATCTTTATCGACTCGTGAATTTGAAATCTTTCGCATGCTGGCTGAGTCGCGTTCCAAAGAAGAGATTGCTAGAGCCCTTAATCTTAGCCAGAAAACTGTATCCAATTGTCATTACCTGATTAAAAGTAAGTTAAACGTCAGCAGTGACATTGAGCTGATTTATCTGGCGATCAGAATGAAAGTGATTAATTTTTCTGAGCTATCGGGATCAGAAACGGAATTATTAGAGCCTACTCACAAAATAACTCACTGA
- a CDS encoding histidine kinase, with the protein MNLKFHLLLRITLVALFCLLGTASYVLYQADRQAKQEAQALLDSVTQQLHMQLLRIDAGFGQANKFPDLSLWQETSHVSGVCLRFITANNGFTRGLCRGAEWPATQWPRAFAIAYQWLFNPGLEIKREITFKGRKHGALSLTPSAEKELARAWENLRVLLTLSAFTIVAVCLLVYLSIRQALRPAQVIVTGLKKMQSGDLTVRLPDFKLLEWQQTATAINDLASSQQQLLNERKQLTYKLITLQDQERRYLARELHDELGQCLAAINALAASITQTAEQECPVLVDEAKNISRINDHIMQTVRELLVKLRPAEVDELGLEASLNSLLSEWNTRAGRKIHYCLMIKGDCAQLAEPLPMTLFRLIQEGITNIAKHAHASSATIELTINSDRVTLTISDNGSAELPFKPNSGMGLLGMRERVSALGGQLNLENNKSGGLRVHITIPLQKN; encoded by the coding sequence ATGAATTTGAAATTCCATTTGCTGCTACGCATCACTCTGGTGGCACTATTTTGTTTGTTGGGCACAGCATCTTATGTGCTCTATCAGGCGGATCGGCAAGCAAAGCAGGAAGCGCAAGCCTTACTCGATTCAGTAACTCAACAATTGCACATGCAATTACTGCGTATTGATGCCGGTTTTGGCCAGGCTAATAAATTTCCTGATTTAAGCTTATGGCAGGAAACCAGTCATGTTTCTGGCGTTTGTCTCCGTTTTATTACTGCCAATAATGGTTTTACACGCGGTCTTTGTCGAGGAGCTGAATGGCCTGCAACACAATGGCCACGTGCCTTTGCAATCGCGTACCAATGGCTGTTTAATCCCGGTCTTGAAATAAAACGGGAAATTACCTTTAAAGGTCGGAAACATGGTGCACTTAGCCTGACACCTAGCGCAGAAAAAGAATTAGCGCGGGCATGGGAAAATCTGCGGGTCTTATTAACGCTATCTGCTTTTACTATTGTGGCAGTTTGTTTATTGGTTTATTTATCCATCCGTCAGGCTTTACGCCCTGCTCAAGTGATCGTGACTGGATTAAAGAAAATGCAGAGCGGTGATTTAACTGTGCGCCTGCCTGATTTTAAGCTTTTGGAATGGCAACAAACAGCAACAGCGATTAATGACTTAGCCAGCAGTCAGCAGCAGCTCTTAAATGAGCGCAAACAATTAACCTATAAACTGATTACCTTGCAGGACCAAGAACGACGTTATTTAGCCAGAGAGTTGCACGATGAATTGGGTCAGTGCTTAGCGGCGATTAATGCCCTGGCAGCCTCTATTACCCAAACTGCAGAACAGGAATGCCCGGTATTAGTGGATGAAGCTAAAAATATCAGCCGCATTAATGACCATATTATGCAAACGGTACGCGAGCTATTGGTGAAACTAAGACCCGCTGAAGTTGATGAATTAGGGCTTGAAGCCAGTTTAAACAGTTTGCTTAGCGAATGGAATACTCGCGCTGGTCGTAAAATTCATTATTGCCTCATGATCAAAGGAGATTGCGCGCAGCTCGCAGAGCCTTTGCCGATGACGCTGTTCCGGCTTATCCAGGAAGGCATCACTAATATTGCTAAACATGCCCATGCGTCCAGCGCGACGATTGAGCTGACGATTAACAGTGATCGAGTAACACTGACGATAAGCGATAATGGCAGTGCAGAGCTACCGTTTAAGCCAAATTCAGGCATGGGATTATTAGGTATGCGTGAGCGGGTCAGCGCATTAGGCGGACAATTGAATCTGGAAAATAATAAATCCGGTGGATTGCGCGTACATATCACAATTCCCTTACAGAAAAACTGA
- a CDS encoding cupin domain-containing protein: MTPYTFDDRNIHWHKLGDFEHIVYSILDIDTDNKIVDVLFKLEPHKQIVLHRHKALNKTLVIQGEHHLYKANGDIKEVRAVGSYTSSPASEEPHRECGGDEGAVVFFSIRGEEGILYEILDDQESIIGTLSFQDFSDLFAAHKNH, translated from the coding sequence ATGACCCCTTACACGTTTGATGATCGAAATATTCATTGGCATAAACTTGGCGATTTTGAGCACATTGTTTATTCCATTTTAGATATTGATACAGATAATAAAATTGTCGATGTACTGTTTAAATTGGAGCCACATAAACAAATCGTTCTGCATAGGCATAAAGCGCTTAATAAAACCCTGGTTATACAAGGCGAACATCACTTATATAAAGCAAATGGCGACATCAAGGAAGTCCGTGCTGTCGGTAGCTATACGTCAAGCCCTGCCAGTGAGGAACCGCACAGAGAGTGCGGCGGAGATGAAGGCGCGGTGGTTTTTTTTAGTATCCGAGGCGAGGAGGGGATTTTATACGAAATACTTGATGATCAAGAAAGTATAATCGGCACACTCAGTTTTCAGGACTTTAGCGACTTATTTGCCGCGCATAAAAATCATTAA
- a CDS encoding DUF2380 domain-containing protein, with the protein MNIIKGIVAPGLLLFMLLIFGTANAAERIAILSFELNDITSLPNTLAEQIRTASIKPLLEQAMIQTGEYEIIQISPEQQKASNAGFGYLFSFHDIAAKLGKGVNADWIIVGQHSKPSFLFSYLIAHVINAHTGKSVARYDIELKGNHEKVMQRGVRKLAREIDRVIVGLGKGD; encoded by the coding sequence ATGAACATAATAAAAGGCATCGTTGCCCCAGGTCTCTTGCTGTTTATGCTGCTTATTTTCGGAACAGCGAATGCCGCAGAGAGAATCGCTATCTTGTCTTTTGAACTGAATGACATCACCTCTTTACCCAATACGCTGGCAGAGCAAATTAGAACCGCTTCAATAAAGCCCTTACTAGAACAAGCCATGATTCAGACAGGTGAGTATGAAATTATCCAGATTAGCCCCGAGCAACAAAAAGCCAGCAATGCAGGCTTCGGTTATTTATTCAGCTTTCATGATATTGCCGCTAAGCTGGGTAAAGGCGTTAATGCAGACTGGATCATAGTTGGCCAACACAGCAAGCCCAGTTTTCTGTTTTCGTATTTGATTGCACATGTTATCAATGCCCATACAGGGAAGTCGGTAGCACGCTATGATATAGAGCTAAAAGGTAATCATGAAAAAGTGATGCAGCGAGGGGTGAGGAAACTGGCCAGGGAGATTGATCGGGTGATTGTTGGGTTGGGGAAAGGTGACTAA
- a CDS encoding REP-associated tyrosine transposase — translation MPNYRRALIPGGTYFFTVNLLQRRDNNLLIRVINLRRETVRKVRKSHPFYIDAWVVLPDHLHCAWTLPPDDSNFSLRWGLIKSGFSRSLPKNGKTHHKVRKAAGERGIWQRHFCEYVIRDDLDYQRHVDYIHVNPLKHGYVKRIIDWPYLTFHHYVARGIYLPNWCCDINNSVDGDE, via the coding sequence ATGCCCAACTATCGAAGAGCATTAATTCCAGGAGGAACGTATTTTTTTACGGTTAATCTTCTCCAACGGCGTGATAATAATTTGTTGATTCGGGTGATAAACCTGCGTCGAGAAACGGTACGAAAAGTACGTAAAAGTCACCCTTTCTATATCGATGCGTGGGTTGTATTACCTGATCATTTGCATTGCGCGTGGACATTGCCGCCTGATGATAGTAATTTTAGCCTGCGTTGGGGTTTAATAAAAAGTGGATTTTCACGATCCTTACCTAAAAACGGAAAGACGCACCACAAGGTAAGAAAGGCAGCAGGAGAACGAGGAATATGGCAACGACATTTTTGTGAGTATGTCATTCGTGATGACTTGGACTACCAGCGTCATGTGGATTATATTCATGTAAACCCATTGAAGCATGGTTATGTAAAACGAATTATAGATTGGCCTTATTTAACTTTTCATCATTATGTAGCCCGTGGAATTTATTTGCCGAATTGGTGTTGTGATATAAATAACTCGGTTGATGGTGATGAATAA
- a CDS encoding GNAT family N-acetyltransferase — protein sequence MQKLDNNLLHGETSLMISVKLRDLHYQDKEAVTAMLRDPQVMRFLGPRRALAEDEADSWFETALANPTRFAIVEAKTDEFIGFCGVKQINGVPDFGYFIRSEFWGKGIAAKACELAVERLSSEIDLEIVQVFIADDNLASQRVAQKLGWQATHNASKDGEYGHYYRITM from the coding sequence ATGCAGAAACTAGATAATAACTTGTTACATGGAGAAACTAGTCTTATGATTTCGGTGAAACTGAGAGATCTTCATTACCAAGATAAAGAAGCTGTCACTGCCATGCTTCGAGATCCTCAGGTAATGAGGTTTCTAGGGCCTCGTCGCGCCCTAGCAGAAGATGAGGCGGATTCGTGGTTCGAGACAGCGCTCGCTAACCCGACCCGCTTCGCTATTGTCGAGGCTAAAACTGACGAGTTCATCGGGTTTTGCGGCGTTAAACAGATAAATGGTGTTCCGGATTTTGGCTATTTCATCAGGTCGGAGTTTTGGGGCAAGGGCATAGCTGCCAAGGCGTGTGAGTTGGCAGTTGAAAGGCTATCCTCCGAAATCGATTTGGAGATCGTTCAGGTTTTCATCGCGGATGACAATTTGGCTAGCCAAAGAGTAGCTCAAAAGCTGGGCTGGCAGGCCACGCACAATGCTTCTAAGGATGGTGAATATGGCCATTACTACCGAATCACCATGTAA
- a CDS encoding DUF1330 domain-containing protein: MKKEYFEPTQESGAALFKRNIGGEVVMLNLLRLRDVADYSNNPELSPESPISGKEAFKNYIDHTLPFLQRSGGELLLLGEGGKYFIGPSDEKWDLVMLVKQSSVQNFFSFASDPECMAGIGHRTAAIADSRLLPIVENAAAT, from the coding sequence ATGAAAAAAGAATATTTTGAGCCTACACAAGAATCTGGTGCGGCACTTTTTAAAAGGAATATAGGTGGTGAAGTGGTAATGCTGAATCTGCTTCGCCTTAGAGATGTAGCCGACTACTCAAACAATCCTGAGCTATCCCCGGAATCGCCCATTTCAGGTAAAGAAGCTTTCAAAAACTACATTGACCATACACTTCCTTTTTTGCAACGTTCTGGTGGTGAATTGCTCCTGTTAGGTGAAGGGGGCAAATATTTTATTGGGCCAAGTGATGAAAAATGGGATCTTGTCATGCTAGTTAAGCAGAGTTCAGTCCAAAACTTTTTCTCATTTGCTAGCGATCCTGAGTGTATGGCGGGCATTGGTCATAGAACTGCAGCAATAGCAGATTCTAGACTGCTGCCAATAGTTGAGAATGCAGCGGCAACATAA
- a CDS encoding transposase, whose protein sequence is MARLPRISPAGVPVHIIQRGNNRHTCFAAMEDYSAYISWLKEYSIKYAVDIHAWVLMTNHVHLLCTPQRDGAVSSMMQSVGRRYVQYFNYQYQRSGTLWEGRYKSCLVQAEKYLIEVYRYIEMNPVRAKMVEDPSEYVWSSYQVNALAKKSDLCTPHPEYLRLGSTKSERMENYRALFAYHVDGDLLGEIRLGLNKGMAIGHDRFKEEIEKLTGRRLKPQKVGRPIGWRKKMKGI, encoded by the coding sequence ATGGCGCGCCTCCCAAGAATATCACCCGCTGGAGTTCCGGTTCACATAATTCAGCGAGGTAATAATAGGCATACCTGTTTTGCTGCAATGGAAGATTATAGTGCTTACATAAGTTGGCTAAAAGAGTATTCAATAAAGTATGCAGTGGATATTCACGCCTGGGTATTGATGACAAATCATGTCCATCTGCTTTGTACACCACAACGAGATGGGGCGGTGAGCTCAATGATGCAATCAGTTGGTCGTCGGTATGTGCAATATTTCAATTATCAGTATCAGCGAAGCGGTACGCTCTGGGAAGGGCGCTATAAATCGTGTTTGGTTCAAGCAGAGAAGTATTTGATAGAGGTATATCGGTATATCGAAATGAATCCAGTAAGGGCAAAGATGGTGGAAGATCCAAGTGAGTATGTTTGGTCAAGCTATCAGGTTAATGCATTGGCTAAGAAATCCGATTTATGTACACCTCATCCCGAATATTTAAGGTTAGGGAGTACAAAGAGTGAGCGCATGGAAAATTACCGTGCTTTGTTTGCTTATCATGTGGATGGCGATTTATTGGGTGAAATCAGGTTGGGTCTCAACAAGGGCATGGCTATTGGGCATGATCGTTTCAAGGAGGAGATTGAGAAGTTGACTGGTAGAAGACTGAAGCCCCAAAAAGTAGGGCGACCTATCGGGTGGCGTAAGAAAATGAAGGGTATTTAA